One Hermetia illucens chromosome 4, iHerIll2.2.curated.20191125, whole genome shotgun sequence DNA segment encodes these proteins:
- the LOC119653876 gene encoding muscle LIM protein Mlp84B-like isoform X3, with protein MPFTPVETPKCPKCGKSVYAAEERVAGGYKFHKTCFKCGMCNKALDSTNCTEHDKELFCKNCHARKYGPKGYGFGGGAGCLSMDTGSHLQTDGSEVRNGARLEPRVIAKAPEGQGCPRCGGYVYAAEQMLARGRGYHRRCFKCLLCNRTLDSTMHCDGPDKEIYCRVCYAKKFGPKGYGYGQGGGALQSDCFANGDMAPKTTVIDTSIIKAPPGQGCPRCGGVVFAAEQVLSKGREWHRKCFKCKDCTKTLDSIIACDGPDKDVYCKTCYGKKWGPHGFGFACGSGFLQTDGLTEDEISAQRPFYNPDTTSIKAPEGQGCPRCGGMVFAAEQQLAKGTMWHKKCFNCAECHRPLDSMLACDGPDKEIHCKACYGKLFGPKGFGYGHTPTLVSTSGESTVAFPEGRPFNGPKSQNGCPRCGFAVYAAEQMISKSRIWHKRCFHCADCRKSLDSTNLNDGPDGDIYCRSCYGRNFGPKGVGYGLGAGTLTMA; from the exons ATGCCATTCACCCCAGTTGAGACTCCAAAATGCCCAAAGTGCGGCAAATCAGTATACGCAGCTGAGGAACGTGTTGCTGGAGGATACAAGTTCCACAAAACCTGCTTCAAATGCG GAATGTGCAACAAAGCTCTTGACTCGACAAACTGCACTGAACACGATAAGGAATTATTCTGTAAGAACTGCCATGCTCGCAAATACGGACCTAAGGGATACGGCTTCGGTGGTGGAGCAGGATGTCTGTCCATGGACACAGGCTCCCATTTGCAAACAGA TGGGAGTGAAGTTCGTAATGGTGCACGTCTAGAGCCAAGAGTCATTGCTAAAGCTCCCGAAGGACAAGGCTGTCCACGATGTGGAGGGTACGTCTATGCCGCTGAGCAAATGTTAGCCAGAGGAAGG GGCTATCATAGGAGATGTTTTAAATGTTTGCTATGCAACCGAACATTGGATTCGACAATGCATTGTGATGGTCCTGACAAAGAAATATATTGTAGAG TTTGCTATGCCAAGAAGTTTGGTCCTAAAGGATATGGATACGGTCAAGGAGGAGGCGCTCTTCAATCTGATTGTTTTGCTAATGG TGATATGGCACCAAAGACAACTGTCATCGATACATCCATCATCAAGGCTCCACCTGGCCAAGGTTGTCCACGTTGTGGTGGTGTCGTCTTCGCCGCTGAACAAGTTCTTTCTAAGGGCCGCGAGTGGCATCGCAAGTGCTTCAAGTGTAAGGACTGTACTAAAACTTTAGATTCGATTATTGCCTGTGACGGCCCCGATAAAGATGTCTATTGCAAGACCTGCTATGGCAAGAAATGGGGTCCACATGGTTTCGGATTCGCTTGCGGTTCTGGTTTCTTGCAAACTGATGGGCTAAC CGAGGATGAAATCTCCGCCCAGCGCCCATTCTACAACCCTGATACCACTTCCATCAAAGCTCCTGAAGGCCAAGGATGTCCACGCTGTGGCGGTATGGTGTTCGCCGCCGAACAACAACTAGCCAAAGGAACAATGTGGCACAAGAAATGTTTCAACTGCGCCGAATGTCATAGACCTTTAGATTCTATGCTTGCTTGCGATGGGCCTGATAAGGAAATCCACTGCAAGGCTTGCTACGGTAAACTTTTCGGACCTAAGGGATTCGGCTATGGCCACACCCCAACCCTGGTTTCCACAAGTGGCGAATCCACTGTTGCTTT CCCTGAAGGTCGTCCATTCAATGGCCCGAAATCACAAAATGGTTGCCCACGATGTGGATTCGCTGTTTATGCTGCCGAGCAAATGATTAGCAAGAGCAGAATCTGGCACAAACGTTGCTTCCATTGCGCTGACTGTCGAAAATCGTTGGATTCTACCAATCTGAATGACGGTCCTGATGGTGACATTTACTGTCGAAGTTGTTATGGGCGCAATTTCGGACCAAAAGGTGTAGGATATGGCTTAGGGGCTGGCACCCTAACAATGGCCTAA
- the LOC119653876 gene encoding muscle LIM protein Mlp84B-like isoform X2: MPFTPVETPKCPKCGKSVYAAEERVAGGYKFHKTCFKCGMCNKALDSTNCTEHDKELFCKNCHARKYGPKGYGFGGGAGCLSMDTGSHLQTDGSEVRNGARLEPRVIAKAPEGQGCPRCGGYVYAAEQMLARGRMWHKECFKCGNCAKGLDSISCCEGPDRNIYCKVCYAKKFGPKGYGYGQGGGALQSDCFANGDMAPKTTVIDTSIIKAPPGQGCPRCGGVVFAAEQVLSKGREWHRKCFKCKDCTKTLDSIIACDGPDKDVYCKTCYGKKWGPHGFGFACGSGFLQTDGLTEDEISAQRPFYNPDTTSIKAPEGQGCPRCGGMVFAAEQQLAKGTMWHKKCFNCAECHRPLDSMLACDGPDKEIHCKACYGKLFGPKGFGYGHTPTLVSTSGESTVAFPEGRPFNGPKSQNGCPRCGFAVYAAEQMISKSRIWHKRCFHCADCRKSLDSTNLNDGPDGDIYCRSCYGRNFGPKGVGYGLGAGTLTMA; encoded by the exons ATGCCATTCACCCCAGTTGAGACTCCAAAATGCCCAAAGTGCGGCAAATCAGTATACGCAGCTGAGGAACGTGTTGCTGGAGGATACAAGTTCCACAAAACCTGCTTCAAATGCG GAATGTGCAACAAAGCTCTTGACTCGACAAACTGCACTGAACACGATAAGGAATTATTCTGTAAGAACTGCCATGCTCGCAAATACGGACCTAAGGGATACGGCTTCGGTGGTGGAGCAGGATGTCTGTCCATGGACACAGGCTCCCATTTGCAAACAGA TGGGAGTGAAGTTCGTAATGGTGCACGTCTAGAGCCAAGAGTCATTGCTAAAGCTCCCGAAGGACAAGGCTGTCCACGATGTGGAGGGTACGTCTATGCCGCTGAGCAAATGTTAGCCAGAGGAAGG ATGTGGCACAAAGAATGTTTCAAGTGCGGTAATTGTGCCAAGGGACTCGATTCGATAAGTTGTTGTGAAGGTCCAGATAGGAACATCTATTGCAAAG TTTGCTATGCCAAGAAGTTTGGTCCTAAAGGATATGGATACGGTCAAGGAGGAGGCGCTCTTCAATCTGATTGTTTTGCTAATGG TGATATGGCACCAAAGACAACTGTCATCGATACATCCATCATCAAGGCTCCACCTGGCCAAGGTTGTCCACGTTGTGGTGGTGTCGTCTTCGCCGCTGAACAAGTTCTTTCTAAGGGCCGCGAGTGGCATCGCAAGTGCTTCAAGTGTAAGGACTGTACTAAAACTTTAGATTCGATTATTGCCTGTGACGGCCCCGATAAAGATGTCTATTGCAAGACCTGCTATGGCAAGAAATGGGGTCCACATGGTTTCGGATTCGCTTGCGGTTCTGGTTTCTTGCAAACTGATGGGCTAAC CGAGGATGAAATCTCCGCCCAGCGCCCATTCTACAACCCTGATACCACTTCCATCAAAGCTCCTGAAGGCCAAGGATGTCCACGCTGTGGCGGTATGGTGTTCGCCGCCGAACAACAACTAGCCAAAGGAACAATGTGGCACAAGAAATGTTTCAACTGCGCCGAATGTCATAGACCTTTAGATTCTATGCTTGCTTGCGATGGGCCTGATAAGGAAATCCACTGCAAGGCTTGCTACGGTAAACTTTTCGGACCTAAGGGATTCGGCTATGGCCACACCCCAACCCTGGTTTCCACAAGTGGCGAATCCACTGTTGCTTT CCCTGAAGGTCGTCCATTCAATGGCCCGAAATCACAAAATGGTTGCCCACGATGTGGATTCGCTGTTTATGCTGCCGAGCAAATGATTAGCAAGAGCAGAATCTGGCACAAACGTTGCTTCCATTGCGCTGACTGTCGAAAATCGTTGGATTCTACCAATCTGAATGACGGTCCTGATGGTGACATTTACTGTCGAAGTTGTTATGGGCGCAATTTCGGACCAAAAGGTGTAGGATATGGCTTAGGGGCTGGCACCCTAACAATGGCCTAA
- the LOC119653876 gene encoding muscle LIM protein Mlp84B-like isoform X1 — MPFTPVETPKCPKCGKSVYAAEERVAGGYKFHKTCFKCGMCNKALDSTNCTEHDKELFCKNCHARKYGPKGYGFGGGAGCLSMDTGSHLQTDGSEVRNGARLEPRVIAKAPEGQGCPRCGGYVYAAEQMLARGRGYHRRCFKCLLCNRTLDSTMHCDGPDKEIYCRGCYAQKFGARGYGHTGASSLGLMCDIKDAEWQSDMAPKTTVIDTSIIKAPPGQGCPRCGGVVFAAEQVLSKGREWHRKCFKCKDCTKTLDSIIACDGPDKDVYCKTCYGKKWGPHGFGFACGSGFLQTDGLTEDEISAQRPFYNPDTTSIKAPEGQGCPRCGGMVFAAEQQLAKGTMWHKKCFNCAECHRPLDSMLACDGPDKEIHCKACYGKLFGPKGFGYGHTPTLVSTSGESTVAFPEGRPFNGPKSQNGCPRCGFAVYAAEQMISKSRIWHKRCFHCADCRKSLDSTNLNDGPDGDIYCRSCYGRNFGPKGVGYGLGAGTLTMA, encoded by the exons ATGCCATTCACCCCAGTTGAGACTCCAAAATGCCCAAAGTGCGGCAAATCAGTATACGCAGCTGAGGAACGTGTTGCTGGAGGATACAAGTTCCACAAAACCTGCTTCAAATGCG GAATGTGCAACAAAGCTCTTGACTCGACAAACTGCACTGAACACGATAAGGAATTATTCTGTAAGAACTGCCATGCTCGCAAATACGGACCTAAGGGATACGGCTTCGGTGGTGGAGCAGGATGTCTGTCCATGGACACAGGCTCCCATTTGCAAACAGA TGGGAGTGAAGTTCGTAATGGTGCACGTCTAGAGCCAAGAGTCATTGCTAAAGCTCCCGAAGGACAAGGCTGTCCACGATGTGGAGGGTACGTCTATGCCGCTGAGCAAATGTTAGCCAGAGGAAGG GGCTATCATAGGAGATGTTTTAAATGTTTGCTATGCAACCGAACATTGGATTCGACAATGCATTGTGATGGTCCTGACAAAGAAATATATTGTAGAG GTTGCTATGCACAAAAGTTTGGTGCTAGAGGATATGGTCATACAGGGGCATCATCCTTAGGTCTAATGTGTGACATAAAGGATGCCGAATGGCAAAG TGATATGGCACCAAAGACAACTGTCATCGATACATCCATCATCAAGGCTCCACCTGGCCAAGGTTGTCCACGTTGTGGTGGTGTCGTCTTCGCCGCTGAACAAGTTCTTTCTAAGGGCCGCGAGTGGCATCGCAAGTGCTTCAAGTGTAAGGACTGTACTAAAACTTTAGATTCGATTATTGCCTGTGACGGCCCCGATAAAGATGTCTATTGCAAGACCTGCTATGGCAAGAAATGGGGTCCACATGGTTTCGGATTCGCTTGCGGTTCTGGTTTCTTGCAAACTGATGGGCTAAC CGAGGATGAAATCTCCGCCCAGCGCCCATTCTACAACCCTGATACCACTTCCATCAAAGCTCCTGAAGGCCAAGGATGTCCACGCTGTGGCGGTATGGTGTTCGCCGCCGAACAACAACTAGCCAAAGGAACAATGTGGCACAAGAAATGTTTCAACTGCGCCGAATGTCATAGACCTTTAGATTCTATGCTTGCTTGCGATGGGCCTGATAAGGAAATCCACTGCAAGGCTTGCTACGGTAAACTTTTCGGACCTAAGGGATTCGGCTATGGCCACACCCCAACCCTGGTTTCCACAAGTGGCGAATCCACTGTTGCTTT CCCTGAAGGTCGTCCATTCAATGGCCCGAAATCACAAAATGGTTGCCCACGATGTGGATTCGCTGTTTATGCTGCCGAGCAAATGATTAGCAAGAGCAGAATCTGGCACAAACGTTGCTTCCATTGCGCTGACTGTCGAAAATCGTTGGATTCTACCAATCTGAATGACGGTCCTGATGGTGACATTTACTGTCGAAGTTGTTATGGGCGCAATTTCGGACCAAAAGGTGTAGGATATGGCTTAGGGGCTGGCACCCTAACAATGGCCTAA